The Sporosarcina ureae genome includes a region encoding these proteins:
- a CDS encoding OsmC family protein — MSTIHIMNEMKKLIEQDSSLAISEWQGTCHYVVGEMMSLETKDLQEIDLEGIAKPGEKQVMPIELLIAAATTSFGVTFHLEAYNQGVTVDKAEIIFTGVCDKAPFLGIQSGNSGIMKPMIVLSAESTTNKGQLAEIAAIAIERSPILSSLKEEVTLHIK; from the coding sequence ATGAGTACTATACACATTATGAATGAAATGAAGAAATTGATAGAGCAAGATTCGTCACTCGCCATTAGTGAATGGCAGGGGACTTGCCACTATGTAGTAGGAGAAATGATGTCGCTCGAAACGAAAGATCTACAGGAGATTGATCTGGAAGGTATTGCAAAACCAGGAGAAAAGCAAGTCATGCCGATAGAATTATTAATCGCTGCAGCGACTACTAGTTTCGGAGTTACCTTTCATTTAGAAGCATATAATCAAGGAGTGACTGTAGACAAAGCGGAAATTATATTCACTGGCGTATGTGATAAAGCACCATTCCTAGGCATTCAAAGCGGCAACAGTGGGATTATGAAGCCGATGATTGTGTTATCTGCTGAGTCTACTACGAATAAAGGGCAACTGGCAGAGATCGCGGCTATCGCGATTGAACGTTCACCGATTCTTTCTAGTTTGAAAGAAGAAGTGACGTTGCATATTAAGTGA
- a CDS encoding S26 family signal peptidase gives MNDFKRKLDQMMGDTTEQERRIKQRVHENLQPSQRRQFSWQALLVTAALPVVALLLVFNLASDDQLSSDQGPGTPYDPLDDMAIISALQKKDQLSTIDYEEFSSLPVAKKVDGLLYVDDESFSLQWSTDTYHPVIERKADLYDASVYEPGDIVRTFTNTNSHLPTYTGVYYEVVAVPGDRVVLKDGKLKVNGHQLSSELMDQYKEQNVTIAGGYDQLLNAREYLLLNHFPAKDTVQGATVTPVHKIYGKLIGVATEEETESIYIDYLTDQLKSDYTPEQYFDLYLYDQLTGLEKLPESSVFAQSSRVGELFLEAAYRKAVPIADDQVEIRYQYGREGVVEQVFTMGRDTSSGQWKVEK, from the coding sequence ATGAATGATTTTAAAAGAAAACTGGACCAAATGATGGGAGATACAACGGAACAGGAGCGACGAATCAAACAGCGGGTACATGAAAACCTTCAACCTTCGCAAAGACGGCAGTTTTCTTGGCAAGCGTTGCTAGTCACGGCGGCGCTGCCGGTAGTCGCCTTGCTGCTAGTGTTTAATCTAGCTTCAGATGATCAGCTATCTTCTGATCAGGGTCCGGGGACACCTTATGATCCACTTGACGATATGGCTATAATTTCTGCCTTGCAAAAGAAAGATCAGTTATCGACTATTGATTACGAGGAATTTTCTTCATTACCTGTAGCGAAGAAAGTAGACGGTCTATTGTACGTCGATGACGAATCCTTTTCACTCCAGTGGAGCACAGATACGTATCACCCCGTTATAGAACGCAAGGCGGATCTGTACGATGCTTCCGTTTATGAACCAGGCGATATAGTCCGAACATTTACGAATACGAATAGTCACTTACCGACGTATACAGGTGTCTATTATGAAGTCGTTGCAGTACCTGGAGATCGTGTAGTATTGAAAGATGGCAAGCTAAAAGTTAACGGTCACCAGTTATCATCCGAATTGATGGATCAATATAAAGAACAAAACGTCACAATTGCTGGGGGCTATGATCAGCTGTTGAACGCCCGAGAATATTTATTACTGAACCATTTCCCAGCAAAAGATACTGTGCAAGGGGCGACTGTTACACCTGTTCATAAGATTTACGGAAAGCTGATCGGTGTGGCAACCGAAGAAGAAACCGAATCGATCTATATAGATTATCTGACAGATCAACTCAAGAGCGATTATACACCCGAACAGTACTTCGATCTCTATTTATATGATCAACTTACGGGACTAGAGAAACTGCCTGAGTCCTCGGTGTTTGCTCAATCGAGCCGGGTTGGAGAACTATTCCTTGAGGCGGCCTATCGTAAAGCGGTCCCGATTGCCGATGATCAAGTGGAAATACGTTATCAATATGGACGAGAAGGTGTCGTGGAGCAAGTGTTCACCATGGGAAGGGATACGAGCTCTGGACAATGGAAAGTAGAGAAATAA
- a CDS encoding sigma-70 family RNA polymerase sigma factor has protein sequence MNEMDQIMNEHSRYLVRIAYLYVKNWSTAEDVVQEVFVTYFQKSDQFRNEASIKTYLTKMTANRAKDYLRSWKHKKDVVFETIFVSTKSSEQQVLEQEQLASLEKHLFQLPLKYREPLLLYYYDEQSIAEIAEFLGLNENTVKTRLRRAKLQLKEFFAEEEVETYE, from the coding sequence ATGAATGAAATGGATCAAATAATGAATGAGCATTCGCGTTATTTAGTACGAATCGCTTATTTATACGTGAAAAACTGGTCAACCGCGGAAGATGTCGTACAAGAAGTCTTCGTTACGTACTTCCAGAAAAGTGATCAGTTTCGTAATGAAGCTTCTATTAAAACGTATTTAACTAAAATGACCGCTAATCGTGCAAAAGATTATTTGCGCTCCTGGAAGCATAAAAAAGATGTGGTGTTCGAAACAATCTTTGTATCGACCAAAAGCTCCGAGCAACAAGTATTGGAGCAAGAACAACTCGCTTCACTTGAAAAGCATTTATTCCAGCTGCCATTAAAATACCGTGAGCCGTTACTTTTATATTATTATGACGAGCAATCGATTGCAGAGATCGCAGAATTTCTTGGACTCAATGAAAATACGGTCAAGACGAGATTACGCCGAGCCAAGTTGCAACTCAAGGAGTTTTTTGCAGAAGAGGAGGTAGAAACCTATGAATGA
- a CDS encoding polysaccharide deacetylase family protein, which yields MKKIYSCLLVLASLLLFIMGNEAKWNLNEVPLFHEQSATAFAETIQSKPFITEKEFEQVLTLSNNQPIYMKQGNLIRIGELQANQAVALIGEDEEYYEIRVGKMPAFIRKGQAKVEKNVIKAPVHNERLGAVKTAELTPVYTEANLESDILIQLREGYRYPVIQEEKDWYLIKVGERAGYIHKSTVTMDEGIPVLLYHQVLPRKQMKTEMSTISLESFEKQMAYLADEQFTTLTSQQLYDYLEGRLVVPEKALVITFDDGLLSSKEYAYPVLKQYGFTSPQHIISARINREKDGTAFDGGGLLKYLNEEDLHEMKDVFQFEAHTCALHELGRESGAGLVFEHTEEEIIEDLHENLRHVPSAVSIAYPYGQYNEEFIAAAKEVGLLIGYTTVEGYANMKWSNYEVNRFGMTEKRSFKDFATYVDGDMIWP from the coding sequence ATGAAGAAAATATATAGCTGTCTGTTAGTACTTGCGAGCTTACTGTTATTTATAATGGGTAATGAAGCGAAGTGGAATTTGAATGAAGTGCCATTATTCCACGAGCAATCAGCTACAGCTTTTGCAGAAACTATACAAAGTAAACCGTTCATTACAGAGAAAGAATTTGAACAGGTGTTGACGTTATCAAACAACCAACCCATTTATATGAAGCAAGGGAATTTGATCCGAATCGGTGAATTACAAGCCAATCAAGCGGTTGCGCTTATAGGAGAAGATGAGGAGTATTACGAAATTCGAGTAGGTAAGATGCCGGCTTTCATTCGTAAAGGTCAGGCGAAGGTAGAAAAGAACGTGATCAAAGCTCCTGTACATAACGAACGACTGGGCGCTGTGAAAACTGCCGAACTAACGCCTGTGTATACAGAGGCGAATCTTGAAAGTGATATCCTGATTCAATTAAGAGAAGGTTATCGCTACCCTGTCATACAGGAAGAAAAGGACTGGTATCTCATCAAAGTAGGTGAGCGGGCAGGGTATATTCATAAGTCGACTGTCACGATGGACGAAGGGATACCGGTACTGCTATATCACCAAGTACTGCCCCGTAAACAAATGAAGACGGAAATGAGCACGATTTCACTCGAAAGTTTTGAAAAGCAAATGGCGTATTTGGCAGATGAGCAATTTACGACATTGACCTCACAACAGTTGTATGATTACTTGGAAGGCCGACTCGTTGTGCCCGAGAAAGCGTTAGTTATTACATTTGACGATGGCTTATTATCCTCTAAAGAATACGCCTATCCTGTCTTGAAACAATATGGATTCACTTCGCCACAACATATTATTTCTGCCCGTATCAATAGAGAAAAAGACGGTACGGCATTTGATGGAGGAGGACTACTAAAGTATTTAAATGAAGAGGATCTACACGAAATGAAAGATGTATTTCAGTTCGAAGCCCATACGTGTGCATTACATGAACTAGGAAGAGAAAGTGGGGCAGGTTTAGTTTTCGAACATACAGAAGAAGAAATCATTGAAGATTTACACGAAAATTTGCGACACGTACCTTCAGCCGTTTCTATCGCTTACCCGTATGGCCAATATAATGAAGAGTTTATTGCGGCGGCTAAAGAAGTAGGATTACTGATTGGCTATACCACGGTCGAAGGGTATGCCAATATGAAATGGTCTAATTATGAAGTGAACCGCTTTGGTATGACAGAAAAAAGGTCATTTAAGGATTTTGCAACGTATGTTGACGGAGATATGATATGGCCATAG
- a CDS encoding long-chain-fatty-acid--CoA ligase translates to MNVPLVLTQFLDRAVTLYGGKEAIFGEEGRSFTYEQLNGRVNQLSRGLRDLGIEKGNHVAYLCGNSIEMLEGFYGIYQVGGVMVPLNTRLKPEDYVFILNHSESKLLFVDQDLYHLIQPIEHSLDTVEKIIVHHKQDDSETIDYDAWLESFTTEPFDRADVQEDDVCSLLYTSGTTGNPKGVMLTHRNNYLHAMSAMHHLRVTDDDVLLHVLPMFHVNGWGSPFYYTANGASQICLRKTSSQTIIEAIQKYKVSILHMAPAVLNLIFQYCEEHKPTFDHKIRVIVAGSAPPPSFISRVEKELGWEFIQVYGMTETSPLSLFSTIRSTVQHVSDEEKLQLKAKAGYSMIGADVRLVDDYGEEVAKDGQQTGEIAVRSHGVMKGYWKNKEATDEVLRDGYMMTGDMGTIDEHGYVNIVDRKKDIVISGGENISSIEIEGVLYDHPAVLDAAVIAVPHEKWGETPHAYIVLRSGSEATEQDIIEFTRSNLAHFKAVTGVTFVEELPKTASGKILKVQIRDDYWDKAGKTGRKVN, encoded by the coding sequence ATGAATGTTCCATTAGTTTTGACGCAGTTTCTAGATCGGGCCGTTACATTGTATGGGGGGAAGGAAGCGATTTTTGGAGAAGAAGGTCGTTCTTTTACATACGAGCAGTTAAACGGTCGAGTGAATCAGTTATCACGCGGTTTACGTGATTTGGGTATTGAAAAGGGAAATCACGTAGCGTATTTATGTGGAAACTCTATTGAAATGCTGGAAGGGTTTTATGGGATCTATCAAGTAGGTGGCGTCATGGTGCCGTTAAATACACGATTGAAGCCTGAAGATTATGTATTTATTTTAAATCATAGTGAGTCGAAATTATTATTTGTCGATCAGGATTTATATCATCTTATCCAACCGATTGAGCACTCACTCGACACGGTAGAAAAAATTATTGTTCATCACAAACAAGATGATTCAGAAACGATAGATTACGATGCGTGGCTTGAATCTTTCACTACGGAACCATTTGACCGGGCTGACGTGCAAGAAGATGATGTGTGCAGTTTACTGTATACGAGTGGCACGACAGGCAATCCGAAAGGGGTTATGCTGACGCATCGGAATAACTATTTGCATGCGATGAGTGCCATGCATCATTTGCGTGTGACGGATGACGATGTGCTCCTTCATGTGCTACCCATGTTCCATGTGAATGGCTGGGGGTCACCATTTTATTATACGGCGAACGGAGCTTCTCAAATTTGCCTACGTAAAACGTCATCGCAAACGATCATCGAAGCGATTCAAAAGTATAAAGTTTCGATCTTGCATATGGCACCAGCTGTATTGAATTTGATTTTTCAGTATTGCGAAGAGCATAAGCCGACGTTCGATCATAAGATTCGAGTCATTGTAGCAGGCTCCGCTCCGCCACCATCATTCATTTCACGGGTCGAAAAAGAACTTGGTTGGGAGTTTATTCAAGTATATGGCATGACAGAAACTTCACCATTAAGTTTGTTCTCTACCATTCGCTCGACTGTCCAGCATGTATCAGATGAAGAGAAGCTTCAGTTAAAAGCCAAAGCAGGCTATTCGATGATCGGGGCAGATGTTCGTTTAGTTGACGACTACGGAGAAGAAGTAGCCAAAGATGGTCAGCAGACAGGTGAAATCGCAGTCCGTAGTCATGGCGTCATGAAAGGCTACTGGAAGAATAAAGAGGCGACGGATGAAGTGCTGCGTGACGGCTATATGATGACGGGAGATATGGGGACGATAGATGAACACGGTTACGTCAATATCGTTGACCGAAAGAAAGACATCGTGATCAGTGGCGGTGAAAATATTTCGTCTATTGAAATCGAAGGTGTACTATATGATCATCCTGCTGTTCTAGACGCTGCGGTTATTGCAGTGCCACATGAGAAATGGGGAGAAACACCGCATGCTTATATTGTATTGCGGAGTGGTTCAGAAGCAACCGAGCAAGATATTATAGAATTCACAAGATCGAATCTTGCACATTTTAAAGCGGTAACAGGCGTGACGTTTGTGGAAGAACTTCCAAAAACGGCGTCAGGAAAGATTTTGAAAGTACAAATCCGCGATGATTACTGGGATAAAGCAGGGAAAACAGGTCGTAAAGTGAATTAA
- a CDS encoding SCO family protein, translated as MNIRSVLILLTAVLFLSACNHTIETNRSDKIPDFEYITQDEKKMSLDDLTGDWWISYFSYTHCTTVCPRTTANMVGIQEELKNDGLTPPIISFSIDPENDTPKVLRQYAKDYGADLRTMTFLTGYNFKEIQDMSVDTFKAVLEKGALDQRSHSFFFYLINPNGEIVKQYNGMSDTDNELLVADVKRVLGK; from the coding sequence ATGAATATACGATCCGTCCTCATCCTACTGACAGCCGTTCTATTTCTTAGTGCCTGCAACCATACGATCGAAACGAATAGGTCAGATAAGATTCCAGATTTCGAATACATTACGCAAGATGAGAAGAAAATGAGCTTGGATGATTTGACAGGCGATTGGTGGATTTCTTATTTCTCCTATACGCACTGTACGACCGTTTGCCCAAGAACGACGGCGAATATGGTCGGTATTCAGGAAGAATTAAAAAATGACGGTTTAACACCTCCTATCATTTCGTTCAGCATTGATCCAGAAAATGATACACCGAAAGTTTTACGTCAATATGCAAAAGACTACGGAGCGGATCTACGGACGATGACGTTTTTAACGGGTTATAATTTTAAAGAAATTCAAGATATGTCGGTGGATACGTTTAAGGCCGTGCTGGAAAAGGGCGCGCTTGATCAGCGATCGCATAGCTTTTTCTTTTACTTAATTAATCCTAATGGAGAGATCGTCAAGCAGTATAACGGCATGAGCGATACAGACAATGAGTTGCTGGTGGCGGATGTGAAGAGGGTATTGGGGAAGTAG
- a CDS encoding GMC family oxidoreductase — translation MVKTLDKVDAVIVGSGWAGGIAAAELTKKGYKVVGLERGKAQKREDFVGAKDELRYDVRKLMFQELHKETLTIRNTLDETATPNRSNDTNAINGTDTGGSGVHWNGMVYRWLPTDFEMHTKTVEKYGEKIIPKDMQLKDWGITYDELEKYYDQFEKTAGISGEPDPLRPGQRSDDYPTPPMKETDIIRTFTKAAKELGYHPYRIASANLSETYTNPDGETINGCVYCAFCESFGCDFGAKSDPIATVLATAYKSGNFELRNHAYAVRIVHENGKAVGIKYVDTETGEEFIQPADIVVVAGFTFTNTRLMLLSEIGKPYNPKDGTGVIGSHLTAHQRNLTHTRVRGFFDEKKFNRYAGAGALGVTMDDFNVEQLDHTKLDFLHGFCLRTSQRGDRPITNNHVPADVPSWGKEFKDKSIFYANRRIDVQQQNGALAWRENYMDLDPTYTDIFGDPLLRVTSRFHDQDRNIVRYAHQRGKELLEQMGADHITVPEITEETEFDKTSLSDHTGGGVVMGDDPETSAVNNYSQVWDMDNLFVVGASSFPLMGSSNPTGTVGALAYRAAEGMIKVLENGGGQLVQQGATAKA, via the coding sequence ATGGTAAAAACATTAGATAAAGTAGATGCGGTCATCGTAGGTTCAGGCTGGGCTGGCGGCATTGCGGCAGCTGAATTAACGAAAAAAGGATATAAGGTAGTCGGATTAGAAAGAGGGAAAGCGCAGAAACGAGAAGATTTCGTCGGTGCAAAAGATGAACTTCGCTACGATGTGCGAAAACTCATGTTCCAAGAATTGCACAAAGAAACATTGACGATTCGTAATACACTGGACGAAACGGCGACACCTAACCGAAGTAACGATACGAATGCGATCAATGGTACGGATACTGGCGGTTCAGGTGTACACTGGAACGGCATGGTATACCGTTGGCTCCCTACCGATTTCGAAATGCATACGAAGACTGTGGAAAAGTACGGAGAAAAAATCATTCCGAAAGATATGCAATTAAAAGACTGGGGCATTACATATGATGAGCTGGAGAAGTATTACGATCAGTTTGAAAAAACTGCCGGTATTTCTGGCGAGCCAGATCCATTGCGACCAGGGCAGCGTTCGGATGACTACCCGACACCGCCAATGAAAGAAACGGATATTATTCGCACCTTTACGAAAGCGGCAAAAGAACTAGGCTATCATCCGTACCGTATCGCTTCCGCTAACCTATCCGAGACGTATACGAACCCGGATGGTGAAACGATCAACGGGTGTGTGTACTGTGCGTTTTGTGAATCATTTGGCTGTGACTTCGGAGCGAAATCCGATCCGATTGCTACGGTTTTAGCTACAGCATATAAAAGTGGTAATTTTGAGTTGCGCAATCATGCGTATGCGGTTCGAATTGTACATGAAAATGGAAAAGCGGTTGGTATTAAATATGTAGATACAGAAACAGGAGAAGAGTTCATTCAACCGGCAGATATAGTCGTTGTGGCCGGATTTACCTTCACGAATACTCGTCTTATGCTGTTGTCCGAAATCGGCAAGCCATATAATCCGAAAGATGGGACGGGCGTCATCGGCAGCCACTTGACTGCTCACCAGCGTAATTTGACGCATACGCGTGTCCGTGGATTCTTCGATGAGAAGAAATTCAATCGCTATGCAGGTGCCGGTGCACTTGGTGTGACGATGGATGATTTCAACGTGGAGCAACTCGATCATACGAAACTCGATTTCTTGCATGGTTTCTGTTTGCGTACGTCTCAAAGAGGAGATCGACCGATTACGAATAACCATGTTCCGGCAGACGTTCCATCTTGGGGGAAAGAGTTCAAGGACAAGTCCATTTTCTATGCGAACCGTCGGATAGACGTTCAGCAACAAAACGGTGCCCTTGCTTGGCGTGAAAACTATATGGACTTGGATCCGACGTATACGGATATATTCGGCGATCCATTACTACGTGTCACGAGTAGGTTCCATGATCAAGACCGTAACATTGTCAGATACGCTCATCAAAGAGGGAAAGAGTTACTAGAGCAAATGGGTGCAGATCATATAACTGTTCCTGAAATTACAGAGGAAACGGAATTTGATAAGACGTCCTTATCTGACCATACAGGTGGCGGTGTAGTGATGGGAGACGACCCGGAGACATCTGCTGTAAACAACTATTCACAAGTATGGGATATGGATAATTTATTCGTAGTGGGGGCTTCTTCATTCCCACTTATGGGTAGCTCCAATCCTACAGGAACAGTTGGCGCACTAGCATATCGTGCTGCAGAAGGTATGATCAAGGTTTTAGAGAATGGCGGAGGCCAGTTAGTTCAACAAGGGGCAACAGCCAAAGCGTAA
- a CDS encoding gluconate 2-dehydrogenase subunit 3 family protein, with product MADHNSNNPKNTNEVSDPGRRSFVKNTGIAVGGVAGGALLGGLFSNRSKNDSNSNSTAGKGSDKEKRYEEARMYFTRLADFAILEQAVERIFPEDDNGPGAIELGVPYYIDKQLAGPYGSNVGDYRQGPFIGPKVAAADSSLDRGQIFINGLRAMDAESQKRFDTNFAKATEDQQIEIMTDFADDKVEVKGISSKGFFSLLRSTTLEGAYCDPLYGGNRDMKGWKMKEYPGAISSYAHMIEEDEFVKMDQVSLTDYQPK from the coding sequence ATGGCTGATCATAATTCGAACAACCCGAAGAACACAAATGAAGTGTCCGATCCAGGACGCCGCAGTTTCGTCAAAAACACAGGAATTGCTGTCGGAGGTGTAGCCGGTGGTGCGTTGCTTGGAGGTCTGTTTAGCAATCGATCTAAAAATGATTCCAACTCCAATTCGACTGCTGGCAAAGGAAGCGATAAAGAGAAGCGCTATGAAGAAGCGCGTATGTATTTTACACGTTTAGCCGATTTCGCTATTTTGGAACAGGCAGTGGAGCGAATTTTCCCAGAAGATGATAACGGTCCTGGGGCGATAGAATTAGGCGTTCCTTATTATATCGATAAACAGCTGGCAGGCCCTTATGGCTCCAATGTAGGCGATTACAGACAAGGTCCTTTTATAGGTCCTAAAGTAGCGGCTGCGGACTCTAGTCTCGATCGTGGACAGATTTTCATTAATGGATTACGCGCCATGGATGCCGAGAGTCAAAAACGATTTGATACGAATTTCGCCAAAGCGACGGAAGATCAGCAAATAGAAATTATGACGGACTTTGCAGATGACAAAGTAGAAGTCAAAGGCATCAGTTCGAAAGGATTCTTCTCATTGTTGCGTTCTACTACGCTTGAAGGGGCGTATTGTGATCCATTATACGGAGGCAATCGAGATATGAAAGGCTGGAAAATGAAAGAATATCCAGGAGCTATTTCGTCATATGCCCATATGATTGAAGAAGATGAGTTTGTGAAAATGGATCAAGTGAGCCTGACAGATTATCAACCTAAATAA
- a CDS encoding cell wall hydrolase, with amino-acid sequence MMRVKYRNSDIDLMARMMRAEAEAEGNLGMLFVGNVIVNRAIADCLDFNDVRSINDVIFQIQGNNYSFEAVQKGNLFYQRARNSEKKLAEQTLTYWRQHPAHYALWYFNPYGPCPPTWYDQPFTGQFKNHCFYEPLPGTCESVYMG; translated from the coding sequence ATGATGAGGGTAAAATATCGAAATTCAGATATCGATTTAATGGCCAGAATGATGAGAGCGGAAGCGGAAGCGGAAGGAAATCTAGGCATGCTATTTGTTGGAAATGTCATCGTCAATCGTGCAATAGCCGATTGTCTGGACTTCAATGATGTACGGTCCATAAATGATGTGATTTTCCAAATACAAGGCAATAATTATTCATTCGAAGCGGTGCAAAAAGGAAACTTGTTTTATCAACGTGCGCGAAATTCTGAAAAGAAATTGGCTGAACAGACTCTAACGTACTGGCGACAACACCCCGCTCATTATGCTTTATGGTACTTCAATCCATACGGCCCCTGCCCGCCTACTTGGTATGATCAGCCGTTTACCGGGCAATTCAAAAATCATTGCTTCTATGAACCACTACCCGGTACGTGCGAAAGTGTATATATGGGATAA